A stretch of the Mycolicibacterium celeriflavum genome encodes the following:
- the fadD12 gene encoding acyl-CoA ligase FadD12, whose translation MADHLGLIQTLWRAGLIAPLRPDKYLRMGAAMRRVGMTATVGFAAAAQRCPDRPGLVDERGTLTWKQIDDRCDAVASGLQSLPGGTPKTVAVMCRNHRGFIESLVASNRVGADVLLLNTSFAGPALAEVVDREGADVVIYDEEFAEIVERAMADKPDAVRILAWTDGPAAGRTLDGLIDANLGKRPAPAERKSDIILLTSGTTGTPKGAKRGEGSGGAGDLKAVLDRTPWRAEEATVIVAPMFHAWGFSQLLFAALLACTIVTRRKFDPEATLDLVDRYRATGLVVVPVMFDRIMDLPEEVLNRYSGKSLRFATASGSRMRPDVVIKFMDRFGDVIYNNYNATEAGMIATATPSDLRAAPDTAGTPADGTEIRILDAEFNELPNGETGQIFVRSGTLFDGYTSGATKDFHEGFMASGDVGYLDDAGRLFVVGRDDEMIVSGGENVYPIEVEKTLAAHPDVEEAVVLGVEDEQYGQRLAAFVVLGDGANANPDDLKQHVRENLANYKVPRQITVLDELPRGSTGKVLRKDLRDLVT comes from the coding sequence ATGGCAGACCACCTGGGACTCATTCAGACGCTGTGGCGGGCCGGCCTGATCGCGCCGCTGCGACCCGACAAGTACCTGCGGATGGGTGCGGCGATGCGCCGGGTCGGAATGACTGCGACCGTCGGCTTCGCCGCGGCCGCGCAACGGTGCCCGGACCGCCCCGGCCTCGTCGACGAACGCGGCACCCTGACCTGGAAGCAGATCGACGACCGCTGCGACGCCGTGGCCAGCGGGCTTCAGAGCCTGCCCGGCGGCACACCGAAAACCGTTGCGGTGATGTGCCGCAACCACCGCGGCTTCATCGAGTCACTGGTGGCGTCGAACCGGGTGGGCGCCGACGTGCTGCTGCTCAACACCTCGTTCGCAGGTCCCGCGCTGGCCGAGGTGGTCGATCGCGAAGGCGCCGACGTCGTCATCTACGACGAGGAGTTCGCCGAGATCGTCGAGCGGGCGATGGCCGACAAACCGGACGCTGTCCGCATCCTTGCCTGGACCGACGGACCCGCAGCCGGGCGGACACTCGACGGGCTCATCGACGCCAACCTCGGCAAGCGACCAGCTCCCGCCGAACGCAAGAGCGACATCATCCTGCTGACGTCCGGCACCACCGGAACCCCGAAGGGTGCCAAGCGCGGCGAAGGCAGCGGCGGCGCAGGCGATCTCAAGGCGGTGCTCGACCGCACGCCGTGGCGTGCCGAGGAGGCGACCGTCATTGTCGCGCCGATGTTCCACGCGTGGGGCTTTTCTCAACTGCTGTTCGCCGCACTGCTGGCCTGCACCATCGTCACCCGGCGCAAGTTCGATCCGGAGGCGACGCTGGATCTGGTCGACCGGTACCGGGCGACCGGTCTCGTCGTCGTGCCGGTGATGTTCGACCGGATCATGGACCTGCCCGAAGAGGTGCTGAACCGCTACAGCGGCAAGTCACTTCGGTTCGCCACGGCATCGGGTTCGCGGATGCGCCCCGATGTGGTGATCAAGTTCATGGACCGGTTCGGCGACGTGATCTACAACAACTACAACGCGACCGAAGCCGGAATGATCGCCACCGCGACACCGAGCGACCTGCGGGCCGCGCCCGACACGGCCGGAACACCCGCCGACGGCACCGAGATTCGCATTCTCGACGCGGAGTTCAACGAACTTCCCAACGGGGAGACCGGACAGATCTTCGTGCGCAGCGGCACGCTGTTCGACGGATACACCTCGGGCGCCACCAAAGACTTCCACGAGGGCTTCATGGCGTCGGGCGACGTGGGGTACCTCGACGACGCGGGCCGGTTGTTCGTGGTCGGCCGCGACGACGAGATGATTGTCTCCGGTGGAGAGAACGTCTATCCGATCGAGGTCGAGAAGACGCTGGCCGCACATCCCGATGTCGAGGAAGCGGTGGTGCTGGGCGTCGAAGACGAGCAGTACGGCCAGCGCCTCGCGGCATTCGTCGTGCTCGGCGACGGTGCGAACGCCAACCCGGACGACCTCAAACAGCATGTGCGGGAGAACCTGGCGAATTACAAGGTGCCGCGGCAGATCACCGTGCTCGACGAGTTACCGCGGGGCAGCACCGGCAAGGTGCTGCGCAAGGATCTACGCGATCTGGTGACCTAG
- a CDS encoding lysophospholipid acyltransferase family protein produces MSSNGAGKSEVAKWDPGFTRGVVNAVGPLIKRYFRAEVRDLDRLPSTGGALLVSNHSGGMFTPDVLIFAPEFYKKFGFDRPVYTLAHYGVFIANIGDWLRRAGVIEATRENAAKALRDGAIVLVFPGGDYDSYRPTFTENVIDFNGRTGYVRTAVESGVPIVPMVSIGGQETQLFLARGDSIARRLGLTKARMEILPLSIGFPFGLSAIFPPNLPLPAKIVTRVLEPIDVVAEFGEDPDAEMVDLHVRAVMQEALDELARQRRFPVLG; encoded by the coding sequence ATGAGTAGCAACGGGGCGGGCAAGTCAGAGGTCGCGAAGTGGGATCCCGGGTTCACCCGGGGTGTCGTCAACGCGGTCGGCCCCCTGATCAAGCGGTACTTCCGCGCAGAGGTGCGCGACCTTGACCGCCTCCCGTCGACGGGCGGGGCCCTACTGGTGTCCAACCATTCCGGTGGGATGTTCACCCCCGACGTGTTGATCTTCGCGCCGGAGTTCTACAAGAAGTTCGGCTTCGACCGGCCGGTCTACACGCTCGCCCACTACGGCGTGTTCATCGCCAACATCGGCGACTGGCTGCGCCGCGCCGGGGTCATCGAGGCGACTCGCGAGAACGCCGCCAAAGCGTTGCGCGACGGCGCGATCGTGCTGGTCTTCCCAGGTGGCGACTACGATTCGTACCGGCCCACGTTCACCGAGAACGTGATCGACTTCAACGGCCGAACGGGTTACGTCAGGACCGCGGTGGAGAGTGGCGTGCCGATCGTGCCGATGGTGTCGATCGGCGGTCAGGAAACCCAATTGTTCCTGGCGCGTGGCGATTCGATCGCCCGCCGCCTCGGCTTGACCAAGGCGCGGATGGAGATCCTGCCACTGTCGATCGGGTTCCCGTTCGGTCTGTCGGCGATCTTTCCGCCCAATCTGCCGCTACCCGCCAAGATCGTCACGCGTGTCCTGGAACCCATCGACGTCGTAGCCGAATTCGGCGAAGACCCGGACGCGGAGATGGTCGACCTTCACGTCCGCGCGGTGATGCAGGAGGCGCTCGACGAGCTTGCCCGCCAACGCCGCTTTCCTGTGCTTGGCTGA